One window of Trifolium pratense cultivar HEN17-A07 linkage group LG5, ARS_RC_1.1, whole genome shotgun sequence genomic DNA carries:
- the LOC123884784 gene encoding 54S ribosomal protein L51, mitochondrial-like — translation MALRGVWQLKKLVVSYSDWGGSSKGIRAFMESHLPAFKEANPQLEVDTEMIRGQHPHLKALYKNHNDRVVCVKNMDPEEILLHATRLRNSLGRKVIKLRTRHVTKHPSVQGTWTTALKYQDEQNQVL, via the exons ATGGCATTGCGAGGAGTTTGGCAACTTAAGAAACTCGTTGTTAGCTACAGCGATTGGGGTGGAAGTAGCAAAGGCATTAg GGCATTTATGGAATCCCATTTGCCAGCATTTAAGGAGGCGAATCCTCAGTTAGAGGTAGACACTGAAATGATTCGTGGTCAGCATCCACATCTAAAGGCTTTATACA AGAACCATAACGACCGAGTGGTGTGTGTGAAGAATATGGATCCTGAAGAGATACTTCTGCATGCAACCAGGCTAAGGAATTCACTGGGAAGGAAAGTAATTAAGCTGAGGACGAGACATGTAACCAAACACCCTAGTGTGCAAGGTACATGGACAACTGCTTTGAAATATCAGGATGAACAAAACCAGGTTTTGTGA